A window from Deltaproteobacteria bacterium encodes these proteins:
- a CDS encoding tetratricopeptide repeat protein gives MSDDRFHELSPEERAKSKLHDPTPGRKKYLIDLLYKFLTKSISFAQLTGLPAKDLYSLSEMGMVKLQHGRVEEARKIFECLVKVDHKNPFYHSALGGVYQKLGRFVDAVYEYSEAIKSNKADMAALVNRGEIYLLHKNYRKAAEDFRSAILQDPQGKNRFANRARSLVVAIKRSLQLQKEKIDKAGGRIPRKRLST, from the coding sequence ATGTCGGATGATCGATTTCATGAATTAAGCCCTGAGGAGCGGGCCAAGAGCAAGCTCCATGATCCTACGCCAGGTAGAAAAAAATACCTCATTGACCTGCTTTACAAATTTTTAACCAAATCTATTTCTTTTGCCCAATTAACCGGCCTTCCGGCCAAAGATTTATATTCTTTATCCGAAATGGGCATGGTTAAATTACAACATGGTAGGGTTGAAGAAGCGCGTAAGATTTTTGAATGTCTGGTGAAGGTCGATCATAAAAACCCTTTCTATCATTCCGCGTTAGGGGGCGTTTATCAAAAATTGGGAAGGTTTGTTGATGCGGTTTATGAATATTCTGAGGCGATCAAGTCTAACAAAGCCGACATGGCGGCCTTAGTTAACCGCGGAGAAATTTATTTACTTCACAAAAATTACCGCAAAGCCGCCGAAGATTTTCGTAGCGCCATTTTGCAAGACCCCCAAGGCAAAAATCGTTTTGCCAACCGCGCCCGTTCCCTCGTAGTTGCCATCAAACGCAGCCTGCAATTACAAAAAGAAAAAATCGACAAAGCCGGCGGCCGCATCCCCCGCAAACGCCTTAGCACTTAA
- a CDS encoding flagellar biosynthetic protein FliR: MNPSDVLSQFGLTQGVMTYVMTFGLMMMRILTAITVIPFLGGRSMPGRFRISLALALVIFLFPIVQAQIPNPVPDSYFLIGALFLKETLFGFLLGLVMGMVFYGVQAAGAMVDNQRQLANAQIFNPGIGAQATIFGVFYYEFAVVIFILVQGHIFFFKGLIESFAVVPIYQLPDWMAGTAALPRLTDLPVIKLVVRLSAETLLIAVQMSAPVLIAIFIADLILGLTNRIAPMVNVFEMGFNIKGWVGAALVWLSLPVIYVQLKELFKHALGGFNQVVQWFLAG, translated from the coding sequence ATGAATCCATCCGATGTTTTAAGTCAATTTGGGCTTACCCAAGGAGTCATGACCTACGTGATGACCTTTGGCCTCATGATGATGCGTATCTTAACCGCCATCACCGTGATTCCTTTTTTGGGGGGGCGCAGTATGCCCGGGCGCTTTCGCATTAGTTTGGCGCTGGCCTTGGTGATTTTTCTTTTTCCCATCGTGCAAGCCCAAATTCCCAACCCCGTACCCGATTCTTATTTTCTGATTGGGGCCTTATTTTTAAAAGAGACCTTGTTTGGTTTTTTATTAGGCTTGGTGATGGGCATGGTTTTTTACGGGGTGCAGGCAGCAGGGGCGATGGTTGATAACCAACGCCAGTTAGCCAACGCCCAAATCTTTAACCCCGGTATTGGCGCCCAAGCCACCATTTTTGGCGTTTTTTATTATGAATTCGCCGTAGTGATTTTTATTCTGGTGCAAGGCCATATCTTCTTTTTTAAAGGTTTGATCGAGAGTTTTGCCGTGGTTCCCATCTATCAATTGCCTGACTGGATGGCAGGCACTGCAGCATTACCGCGGTTGACTGATTTGCCGGTTATTAAATTAGTGGTGCGATTGTCGGCCGAAACTTTATTGATTGCTGTGCAAATGTCGGCACCCGTGCTCATTGCCATTTTCATTGCGGATCTTATTTTGGGATTGACCAATCGCATTGCCCCTATGGTGAATGTGTTTGAAATGGGGTTTAACATCAAAGGGTGGGTGGGCGCGGCCTTGGTATGGTTGAGCCTGCCGGTCATTTATGTGCAGTTGAAAGAGCTGTTTAAGCATGCTCTGGGGGGTTTTAATCAGGTCGTGCAGTGGTTCTTGGCCGGATAA
- the sctR gene encoding type III secretion system export apparatus subunit SctR, which yields MVNQTIKKFLRILSVFSVAILPVLLASLGYAQGKYEQPIATPLVMLAALSGLALVPIVLVMGTSFIKITVVLSIVRNALGTQQIPPNQVITGLALILTVYIMVPVGLEVKKVTEDLAKQRSNQGLLSEASLGILLEAVDKGKEPFRQFLTRHTHPKKKAVFHELALKLRKPEDRAGLTNQDFTVLVPAFIISELSEAFYIGFVIFLPFLVIDMVVANILLSLGMFQLSPITVSLPFKLLLFVLVDGWQLVVSGLITGYL from the coding sequence ATGGTTAATCAAACGATAAAAAAATTTTTACGAATATTGTCGGTCTTTTCGGTGGCAATTTTGCCGGTGCTGTTAGCTTCGCTTGGGTATGCGCAAGGGAAATACGAACAACCTATAGCGACGCCTTTGGTCATGCTAGCGGCCTTATCGGGCCTGGCCTTGGTGCCCATTGTGCTCGTGATGGGCACGTCTTTTATCAAAATCACAGTGGTGTTATCGATTGTGCGTAATGCCCTTGGCACTCAGCAAATCCCACCCAACCAAGTGATTACCGGCCTGGCCCTGATTTTAACCGTTTATATCATGGTGCCAGTGGGCCTTGAGGTTAAAAAGGTCACTGAAGATCTCGCCAAACAGCGCAGCAACCAAGGTCTTTTGTCAGAGGCCAGTTTAGGGATTTTGCTAGAGGCCGTGGATAAAGGCAAAGAACCCTTTCGGCAATTTTTAACCAGGCATACTCATCCTAAAAAAAAGGCCGTGTTTCATGAGTTGGCGTTGAAACTTCGCAAACCTGAAGATCGGGCAGGTCTTACCAATCAAGATTTTACGGTGTTGGTGCCGGCGTTTATCATTAGTGAATTGTCTGAAGCTTTTTATATTGGCTTTGTGATATTCTTGCCCTTCTTGGTGATTGATATGGTGGTGGCCAATATTCTTTTGTCGTTGGGGATGTTTCAACTTTCGCCCATTACCGTGAGTCTGCCCTTTAAACTTTTATTGTTTGTGTTGGTTGATGGTTGGCAGTTGGTAGTGAGCGGTTTAATCACGGGGTATTTGTAA
- a CDS encoding sigma 54-interacting transcriptional regulator — protein MNDLLDSDGKTQLIELGEARDVVSLRRCVLKVIEGPDLGKKVDLNRKSLKIGKKEDNDFVLSDNAISRYHLEVSLAGDGFMLSDLDSTNGTVLNNSRIKQVYLSPGDVIHIGNTKIEFQSFDEKIKIKPSTKTEYGEMMGKSLKMRQIFSVLERIAPSLATVIIEGETGTGKELVARAIHNNSPRKDKPFIVFDCSAVAPNLIESELFGHEKGSFTGAVKQHKGGFEAANGGTIFLDEIGELTEELQPKLLRALEQREVRRVGSTQVVKLDVRVICATNRDLKKEVEAGRFRQDLYYRLSVVKVTLPPLRDRSEDIPLIVEKLLKTGRYNRDPKGNFHIVRVEDDALKMLQRYSWPGNVRELSNVIERAVSLAPGNNLDANHLAFVFQEVEHPSTGGSESFVVDTNLPFKDAKQKVVELFERDYIQELLKKHDYNVSKSARVAEIDRKHLRNLIKKYALFARDEE, from the coding sequence ATGAATGATTTATTAGATAGTGACGGCAAAACACAATTGATCGAGTTGGGGGAGGCTCGCGATGTGGTTTCGCTAAGGCGTTGTGTTTTAAAAGTCATTGAAGGCCCCGACCTTGGCAAGAAAGTAGACTTAAATCGCAAAAGTCTTAAAATTGGCAAAAAAGAAGACAATGATTTCGTCTTAAGCGACAATGCCATCAGCCGCTATCACTTAGAAGTGAGTTTAGCCGGTGATGGCTTCATGCTTTCCGACCTCGACAGCACCAACGGAACCGTGCTGAACAATTCTAGAATTAAACAAGTTTATTTAAGCCCAGGCGATGTCATTCATATCGGCAATACGAAAATTGAATTTCAATCCTTTGATGAAAAAATCAAAATCAAACCCAGCACCAAAACTGAATATGGTGAAATGATGGGCAAAAGCCTCAAGATGCGGCAAATCTTCAGTGTGTTGGAACGTATCGCCCCCAGCTTGGCCACGGTTATCATTGAAGGCGAAACCGGCACGGGGAAAGAATTAGTTGCCAGAGCCATTCACAATAATAGCCCGCGCAAAGACAAACCATTTATTGTATTCGACTGTTCTGCGGTGGCCCCCAACCTCATTGAATCAGAATTGTTTGGCCACGAAAAAGGTTCTTTCACCGGGGCGGTCAAACAACACAAAGGTGGTTTTGAGGCCGCCAATGGTGGAACAATTTTTTTAGACGAAATTGGCGAACTCACCGAAGAGCTACAGCCCAAGTTACTTCGCGCCCTCGAACAACGCGAAGTTCGCCGAGTGGGGTCTACTCAAGTGGTTAAATTAGATGTCAGAGTCATTTGCGCCACCAACCGCGACCTGAAAAAAGAAGTCGAAGCCGGCCGTTTTAGGCAAGATCTTTACTATCGCTTATCGGTTGTTAAAGTAACCTTACCTCCCTTGCGTGATCGCTCCGAAGACATCCCTCTCATCGTTGAAAAATTACTCAAAACCGGTCGTTACAACCGAGACCCAAAGGGAAATTTTCATATCGTTCGCGTGGAAGATGATGCGCTTAAAATGCTGCAACGCTACTCCTGGCCCGGCAATGTGCGTGAATTAAGCAATGTCATTGAACGGGCGGTGAGCCTTGCCCCTGGCAATAACCTTGATGCCAATCACTTAGCTTTTGTTTTTCAAGAAGTAGAACACCCAAGCACGGGTGGTAGCGAATCTTTTGTGGTCGATACCAATTTACCTTTCAAAGATGCTAAACAAAAAGTGGTTGAACTTTTTGAGCGCGATTACATCCAAGAATTATTAAAAAAACACGATTACAACGTGTCTAAATCCGCCCGCGTCGCCGAAATCGACCGCAAACACTTACGCAACCTCATCAAAAAATACGCCCTCTTCGCCCGAGACGAAGAATAA
- a CDS encoding serine/threonine protein kinase: MEKFQPKPFGKYFLVEKLATGGMAEIYKAKTYGVDGFEKLLVIKRILPHTSVDKEFINMLVDEAKLSVLLSHTNVVQVYDLGKVGDDYFISMEFIDGVNLRQIINRLKELNQPIEQELAVYIISEVCKGLDYAHTKKDPDGNPLSIVHRDVSPQNILVSYEGEVKIVDFGIAKAAMNISHTLAGILKGKISYMSPEQALGKIVDRRTDIFSAGLVFYELLTGQKLFTGETQFEVLKKIRTSRLNENSFPDSVPVTLRKVLAKALAYYPRDRYQYAGDFQVDLTKYLYTTFSDFTPRKIATLARSLFKNELEDRALKKGEASLDARTRSIIMEASNQENLVHFDKTVVDSEASIKADTNTFHEEAIKGEGTEPSLTAQHGEKRGKDKGEKRVPITKRRWFKSTVVATLLLALGATGLWKGKEIKEWLFPKPEPKGVLIIDSTPQGAEILLDDADTNLITPTELTKLELLKPYKITLKKKRYKTWSKVFSLPSADPVSLNPQLEVIPVGSIDVKTTPPGAKIFVNGEDTKLVTPATVADIPIHDSYTLRLEKEKYKPVEEKITIYSIDTVEFSKTLVEIQYGSIAISSNPTGAVIYLNGKAINKSTPTTLSDLEAGGIYTLRLAKNGYNDVTRSVSVIANQTVNVSGTLPKVEARPPTPKPTVKPSPKPTPIAIRPTPKPTSKPHPTKKPIPDGNQVNASGETYLALNSNPKGASVYVNGVMVGTTPGKFKVQPGTANVTVTKDGATVRQVVTLRPGTTRSLGTLDLKAPAAGGAIRVDSNPTGAEVSLNGKGVKSTPVKINGLKNGRSYSITVSKKGYKSWSKSFTMGEESLSFFANLQKE, encoded by the coding sequence ATGGAAAAGTTTCAACCTAAACCTTTTGGAAAATATTTTCTTGTTGAAAAGCTAGCCACCGGGGGCATGGCCGAAATCTACAAGGCCAAGACTTACGGCGTGGATGGTTTTGAAAAATTGCTGGTTATTAAGCGCATCCTTCCCCACACGAGCGTTGATAAAGAATTTATTAACATGTTGGTGGATGAAGCCAAACTTTCGGTGCTTCTTTCTCACACCAACGTTGTGCAAGTTTATGATTTAGGAAAAGTTGGCGACGACTACTTTATCTCCATGGAATTCATCGATGGGGTCAACTTGCGCCAAATCATCAACCGGCTCAAAGAACTCAATCAGCCTATCGAACAAGAATTAGCAGTTTATATTATCAGCGAGGTTTGCAAAGGCTTAGACTATGCCCATACCAAAAAAGATCCGGATGGCAATCCACTGTCGATCGTGCACCGTGATGTTAGCCCACAAAATATTTTGGTGAGCTACGAAGGTGAAGTTAAGATTGTGGATTTTGGTATCGCTAAGGCGGCTATGAATATCAGCCATACCTTGGCGGGTATTCTCAAAGGCAAAATCAGCTACATGTCTCCTGAGCAGGCCTTGGGAAAGATTGTTGACCGCCGCACCGATATCTTTTCAGCAGGCCTTGTCTTCTATGAACTACTAACCGGGCAGAAATTGTTTACCGGTGAAACGCAATTTGAAGTTTTAAAAAAAATTCGCACCTCACGGCTTAATGAAAATTCTTTTCCCGATAGTGTCCCCGTTACGCTACGAAAAGTTTTGGCCAAGGCCTTGGCTTATTATCCACGGGATCGCTACCAATATGCCGGCGATTTTCAGGTTGATTTAACCAAATATCTTTACACTACCTTCTCTGATTTTACCCCGCGCAAAATTGCAACCCTTGCTCGGTCCCTCTTTAAGAATGAACTGGAAGACCGCGCCCTCAAAAAGGGAGAAGCCTCCCTCGATGCCCGCACGCGCTCCATCATCATGGAGGCTAGCAATCAAGAAAATTTGGTTCACTTTGATAAAACCGTGGTGGATTCAGAAGCATCGATTAAGGCCGATACCAACACCTTTCATGAAGAGGCCATCAAAGGAGAAGGCACCGAGCCTTCGCTTACCGCTCAGCATGGTGAGAAGCGCGGAAAAGACAAGGGTGAAAAAAGAGTGCCCATTACGAAACGGCGGTGGTTTAAATCGACCGTTGTGGCCACACTATTATTGGCACTAGGGGCCACGGGCTTATGGAAAGGCAAAGAAATCAAAGAATGGCTTTTCCCCAAACCAGAACCCAAAGGGGTTTTAATCATCGATTCAACCCCACAGGGTGCGGAGATTCTTTTAGATGATGCCGATACCAATTTGATCACCCCCACCGAACTCACCAAGTTAGAATTACTTAAACCCTATAAAATCACCTTGAAGAAAAAACGCTATAAAACTTGGTCAAAAGTTTTTTCACTACCCAGCGCCGACCCCGTGTCGCTGAATCCACAGCTAGAAGTTATCCCGGTTGGCTCTATTGACGTCAAAACCACTCCACCCGGCGCCAAAATTTTTGTGAATGGAGAAGATACTAAATTGGTCACACCCGCTACGGTGGCTGACATACCCATTCACGATTCTTACACCCTTCGATTGGAGAAAGAAAAGTATAAACCGGTGGAAGAAAAAATCACCATTTACTCGATCGACACGGTGGAATTTAGTAAAACTTTGGTAGAGATTCAATATGGCTCAATTGCCATATCCAGCAATCCAACGGGGGCGGTTATTTATCTCAATGGTAAAGCTATCAACAAATCCACCCCCACCACTTTAAGCGATTTAGAAGCAGGCGGCATTTACACTTTACGATTGGCCAAGAATGGATACAACGACGTTACACGATCGGTAAGCGTTATAGCTAATCAAACGGTGAATGTCAGTGGTACCTTACCCAAAGTTGAAGCAAGGCCCCCCACCCCTAAACCTACGGTGAAGCCCAGCCCCAAGCCAACCCCCATTGCGATTCGACCCACACCAAAACCTACATCAAAACCTCACCCTACAAAGAAACCCATCCCGGATGGAAATCAAGTTAATGCATCGGGTGAAACTTACCTTGCGCTCAATTCAAACCCCAAAGGGGCATCGGTTTATGTTAATGGGGTCATGGTCGGAACAACTCCAGGTAAGTTCAAAGTACAACCTGGGACCGCTAATGTTACGGTAACCAAAGACGGCGCAACGGTAAGGCAAGTTGTTACTTTAAGACCTGGCACCACTCGCTCGCTCGGCACCCTTGATCTGAAAGCACCTGCAGCGGGAGGCGCCATTCGGGTTGACTCTAATCCCACGGGGGCTGAGGTGAGCTTGAATGGCAAAGGGGTTAAAAGCACACCGGTTAAGATTAATGGTTTAAAAAACGGCCGCTCTTATTCGATAACCGTGAGCAAGAAAGGGTATAAATCATGGTCAAAGTCGTTTACCATGGGCGAAGAATCGTTATCCTTTTTCGCCAATTTGCAGAAAGAATGA
- a CDS encoding YggT family protein, whose amino-acid sequence MSFLVMLLQSVTQIVHLLINIYSLVLAATVLLSWVNPDPYNPIVRVLRQLTEPLLSQIRRRLPRGWFKTGFDFSPLILLFILIFVDNLLVYLTQMATQSLGGV is encoded by the coding sequence ATGAGTTTTTTGGTGATGCTTTTACAATCCGTGACCCAAATCGTACACTTGCTGATCAATATTTATAGCCTGGTGTTAGCTGCGACTGTGCTTCTTAGTTGGGTCAATCCCGACCCCTACAACCCCATTGTTCGAGTTTTACGCCAATTAACCGAACCCCTTTTATCGCAAATTCGTCGGCGTTTGCCCCGCGGCTGGTTTAAAACCGGCTTTGACTTCTCACCCCTTATTTTGCTTTTCATCCTCATCTTTGTGGATAATCTACTGGTTTATTTGACTCAAATGGCCACTCAAAGTTTGGGGGGAGTTTAA
- the fliO gene encoding flagellar biosynthetic protein FliO, protein MITPFFIFTWVSQTPTPFPMEGGIDFTGSFLKMIFILGLVVMLALIVLKYVFPKLAIHKGFGNSGIQIVGRVPLDAKKSLYVIEVEDKKLLLGASEQQVNLICELPKMDPGSRPG, encoded by the coding sequence ATGATAACTCCTTTTTTTATTTTTACCTGGGTGAGTCAAACGCCGACTCCTTTTCCGATGGAAGGGGGGATCGATTTCACCGGTTCTTTTTTGAAGATGATCTTCATTTTAGGGCTGGTGGTCATGTTGGCTTTAATCGTTTTAAAATATGTCTTCCCAAAACTGGCAATTCACAAAGGCTTTGGCAATTCAGGCATACAAATTGTGGGCCGGGTGCCGCTCGATGCTAAAAAATCTCTTTATGTGATTGAAGTCGAAGATAAAAAACTTTTGCTGGGAGCCAGTGAACAGCAAGTGAATTTGATTTGTGAACTGCCTAAAATGGATCCCGGCTCAAGGCCGGGATGA
- a CDS encoding FliM/FliN family flagellar motor switch protein codes for MSTENDDFDFDEEALETQNTSSPAKDPPPSPKVVNLASDVPVQMVAVLAKKAITVKDLVQLKMGQVIEFNRYPNEAIDLVANGRLMAKGELVEIDGKLGIRLIKVFE; via the coding sequence GTGAGCACTGAAAACGACGATTTTGATTTTGACGAGGAAGCTCTTGAGACCCAAAACACGAGCTCCCCAGCAAAAGACCCGCCACCTTCTCCCAAGGTAGTTAACCTGGCGAGTGATGTGCCAGTGCAGATGGTTGCGGTATTAGCTAAGAAGGCAATCACCGTCAAAGATTTGGTTCAGCTGAAGATGGGGCAGGTGATTGAGTTTAACCGTTACCCGAATGAGGCGATTGATCTGGTTGCCAATGGTAGATTAATGGCCAAAGGTGAATTGGTCGAAATAGATGGCAAGTTAGGGATTCGTTTAATCAAAGTGTTTGAATGA
- the fliQ gene encoding flagellar biosynthesis protein FliQ: MESFVISITQKALYLTLILSAPSVGIALVVGLLISLVQATTQIQEQTLTFVPKLAAVVLSLVLLGSWMLMEMVRFTEYLLKAFPRYL; this comes from the coding sequence ATGGAAAGTTTTGTTATTTCGATTACCCAAAAGGCTTTGTATTTAACCCTTATTTTATCTGCCCCCTCCGTGGGCATTGCGCTGGTTGTGGGTTTGCTCATCAGCTTGGTGCAAGCGACCACTCAAATTCAAGAGCAAACCCTTACCTTCGTGCCTAAATTAGCCGCCGTGGTGCTCAGCTTGGTGTTATTAGGTTCTTGGATGTTGATGGAGATGGTTCGATTTACCGAATATCTCTTAAAGGCCTTTCCTCGCTATTTATGA
- the fliI gene encoding flagellar protein export ATPase FliI, which produces MRDESFQPPIIDLFKYLHSIRSISTYRIKGRVVELTGLVVKAIVPGVHVGELCYIQPFQKKEPIKAEVVGFKEETVLLMPLGDLEGIGPGNDVLPTSSCLKVRVGDGLLGRILDGLGDPMDVDVHGPLPCDEEYPVHASPPDPLTRRRITQPLSVGVRSIDAILTCGEGQRVGLFAAAGVGKSTLLGMLARNSEAEVNVICLVGERGREVRDFLEQDLGEEGLKRSVVIVSTSDQPSLVRSKAAYVATAIAEYFRDQGKRVIFMMDSITRFARALREIGLAVGEPPARQGFTPSVFSTLPKLLERTGNSDKGSITAFYTVLVEGDDMTEPVADEVRSILDGHIILSRDLANRNHFPAINVSESVSRVMSNIVERDHLDAARKLKEVVANYEKERDLILIGAYEAGSDPKVDYAIEKIEEVNEFLKQEIHDTETLDNSVERLKGLF; this is translated from the coding sequence ATGCGTGATGAATCTTTTCAACCACCCATCATCGATTTGTTTAAGTATTTGCATTCGATTCGCAGCATTTCGACCTATCGCATCAAAGGCCGCGTGGTGGAATTAACGGGCCTCGTTGTTAAGGCCATTGTGCCGGGCGTGCACGTGGGGGAGTTATGCTACATTCAGCCTTTTCAAAAAAAAGAACCCATCAAGGCCGAAGTAGTGGGGTTTAAAGAAGAGACGGTTTTATTAATGCCCTTGGGTGATTTAGAAGGCATAGGCCCTGGCAACGATGTGCTGCCTACCAGTAGTTGTTTGAAGGTGAGGGTGGGCGATGGTTTATTGGGAAGAATTTTAGATGGCCTTGGGGACCCCATGGATGTAGATGTCCACGGCCCCCTGCCTTGCGATGAAGAATATCCCGTGCATGCATCACCACCTGACCCCTTAACCCGGCGTCGGATCACTCAACCCCTTTCGGTGGGTGTGCGATCGATCGATGCCATTCTTACTTGCGGAGAAGGCCAAAGGGTGGGGCTTTTTGCAGCCGCCGGGGTGGGCAAGAGCACCCTGTTGGGCATGTTGGCGCGCAATTCTGAGGCCGAGGTGAATGTGATTTGTTTGGTGGGGGAGCGGGGTCGTGAGGTAAGAGATTTTTTAGAGCAAGACTTAGGTGAAGAAGGCTTGAAACGTTCGGTGGTCATTGTTTCAACAAGTGACCAACCTTCTTTGGTGCGCAGTAAGGCTGCTTATGTGGCCACCGCCATTGCGGAGTATTTTCGAGATCAGGGTAAACGGGTTATTTTTATGATGGACTCCATCACTCGTTTTGCGCGCGCCCTGCGTGAAATTGGTTTGGCCGTGGGCGAGCCGCCGGCCAGGCAGGGTTTCACCCCTTCGGTTTTTTCAACCTTGCCCAAATTGTTAGAGCGTACGGGCAATTCTGACAAAGGCTCTATTACCGCGTTTTACACCGTGTTGGTGGAGGGCGACGATATGACCGAACCCGTGGCCGATGAAGTGCGGTCGATCCTCGATGGGCACATTATTTTGTCGCGTGATTTGGCGAATCGCAATCATTTTCCTGCCATCAATGTTTCTGAAAGTGTGAGCCGCGTGATGAGTAACATCGTTGAGCGTGATCACCTCGATGCGGCGCGTAAGTTAAAAGAAGTGGTGGCCAATTATGAAAAAGAGCGCGACCTTATTTTGATTGGGGCTTATGAAGCCGGCTCTGACCCCAAGGTGGATTACGCCATTGAGAAGATCGAAGAGGTCAACGAGTTTTTAAAACAAGAAATTCATGATACTGAAACATTGGACAATTCGGTGGAACGGCTCAAAGGGTTATTTTAA
- a CDS encoding sigma-70 family RNA polymerase sigma factor: MMTQAAIQTSSGKKKLPIMAKEKILASQSQKDLSKRDALIERYLSYATSIANKIAQTLSSDVDVEEVVCNARLGLLEAAKRFDPKMGVDFKTFAYYRIRGAIFDGLRKTGWIPRSLYAKIKFEQAANDYLQTKSEEAAVSKNPAAPAEQEAGELYETVNSLASIYIISLDASEEPMEIEDKKANNIEHKAEFQKIKEVMRQSIEDLPDKERKLIKMYYFQNKTLEEAGSKLKLSKSWTSRLHARALELLFKKISTMQLKATGKMRVQPAM, encoded by the coding sequence ATGATGACTCAAGCGGCCATCCAAACTAGTAGCGGTAAAAAGAAACTTCCCATCATGGCGAAGGAAAAGATTCTTGCTAGCCAAAGCCAAAAGGATCTTTCCAAGCGCGATGCACTGATCGAGCGGTACTTATCCTACGCCACTTCAATTGCCAACAAAATTGCCCAAACGCTGTCGAGCGATGTGGATGTAGAAGAGGTGGTTTGCAACGCTCGCTTAGGTCTCTTAGAAGCGGCCAAACGCTTTGACCCGAAGATGGGAGTTGATTTTAAGACCTTTGCTTACTATCGCATCCGCGGCGCCATCTTTGATGGGTTGCGTAAAACCGGTTGGATCCCTCGCTCACTTTACGCCAAAATCAAGTTTGAACAAGCGGCCAATGATTATTTGCAAACCAAGTCGGAAGAGGCGGCCGTTAGTAAAAATCCTGCGGCGCCGGCGGAACAAGAAGCCGGTGAACTTTACGAGACCGTCAACAGCTTAGCTTCAATTTATATTATTTCGCTCGATGCCTCTGAAGAACCCATGGAAATTGAAGACAAGAAGGCTAACAACATCGAGCACAAAGCGGAGTTTCAAAAGATTAAAGAAGTGATGCGGCAATCCATTGAAGATTTGCCCGATAAAGAAAGAAAATTGATTAAGATGTATTATTTTCAAAATAAAACCCTGGAAGAAGCAGGTTCAAAATTAAAGTTATCGAAGTCGTGGACCAGCCGGCTCCATGCCAGGGCACTTGAATTGCTGTTTAAAAAGATTAGCACCATGCAATTGAAAGCCACTGGTAAAATGAGGGTGCAACCAGCAATGTAA